The proteins below come from a single Streptomyces sp. M92 genomic window:
- a CDS encoding TetR family transcriptional regulator, which translates to MSHISGVRQAQKQKTRQALLDAALVLLEDQSLSSLGLREVTRAVGIAPTAFYRHFRSTADLGVALVEEALGSLHPMIRATVSPDGGSEERIARAVELIAGHVAAHPAHVRFVARERHGGVRPVREAIREQLARFAGEVKDELAKDSVSAGWSEADLLMLAGLYVDQMLATASLFLEALETPEGERRRAADHATRQMRLISVGRRHWLE; encoded by the coding sequence ATGAGTCACATCTCCGGCGTTCGCCAGGCCCAGAAGCAGAAGACCCGGCAGGCACTGCTGGACGCGGCGCTCGTACTGCTGGAGGACCAGAGCCTGAGCAGCCTGGGCCTGCGGGAGGTGACCCGCGCGGTGGGCATCGCGCCGACCGCGTTCTACCGCCACTTCCGCTCCACGGCCGACCTGGGCGTGGCGCTGGTCGAGGAGGCGCTGGGGAGTCTGCACCCGATGATCCGGGCCACGGTGTCACCGGACGGGGGCAGCGAGGAACGCATCGCGCGGGCGGTGGAGTTGATCGCCGGGCATGTGGCCGCCCACCCGGCGCACGTGCGTTTCGTCGCGCGCGAGCGGCACGGCGGGGTGCGGCCGGTGCGGGAGGCGATACGGGAGCAACTGGCCCGGTTCGCCGGGGAGGTGAAGGACGAGCTGGCCAAGGACTCGGTGTCGGCGGGCTGGAGCGAGGCCGACCTGTTGATGCTCGCGGGCCTCTACGTCGACCAGATGCTGGCCACGGCCTCGCTGTTCCTGGAGGCGCTGGAGACCCCGGAGGGCGAGCGCCGGCGCGCGGCGGACCACGCGACGCGCCAGATGCGGCTGATCAGCGTCGGCCGCCGGCACTGGCTGGAGTGA
- a CDS encoding DUF4190 domain-containing protein, with the protein MQLTAPAARATGIRDTDGMAVASFVLGLLGLLVLNVFLGPIAVALASIALRRGTARRGRALLGLGLGVADLVVLAAFMSADNTMSWSL; encoded by the coding sequence ATGCAGCTCACCGCACCGGCCGCCCGCGCGACCGGCATCCGCGACACCGACGGCATGGCCGTCGCCTCCTTCGTCCTCGGCCTGCTCGGCCTGCTCGTCCTCAACGTCTTCCTAGGCCCGATCGCCGTCGCCCTGGCGAGCATCGCCCTGCGGCGCGGCACCGCGCGGCGCGGCCGGGCGCTCCTCGGCCTCGGACTGGGCGTCGCCGACCTGGTCGTCCTCGCGGCGTTCATGTCGGCGGACAACACCATGTCCTGGAGCCTGTGA
- a CDS encoding erythromycin esterase family protein yields the protein MADDIKDTARAVEAAALMELLPARPRMLALGEPTHGEELLLDVRNELFRRLVEEEGYRTIALESDCLAGLVVDDHVTSGTGTLDEAMERGFSHGWGASAANRELVRWMRAYNEGRPASERVRFAGFDGPLEITHAESPRPALTALHACLADRVDAGLLPCTRETLDRLLGADGQWTEPAAMTDPARSVGRSAEARELRLLADDLVSLLDEQAPRLLAADSPEGRESLERALLYGRTATGLLRYHSWMADPSPVRMNRLLGLRDRMMAENLLALADRGPVLVYAQNAHLQREKSSMRMWQGPVEWWGAGALVSARLGGEYAFVATALGTIRHRGVDIPPPDTLEGRLYALPRDRCLVDAARLAAALGDPAPAPRESPWFGYAPLAPDHLPSIDGVLFVKDLPREDVPHRP from the coding sequence ATGGCTGACGACATCAAGGACACCGCCCGTGCCGTCGAGGCCGCCGCCCTCATGGAGCTGCTGCCGGCCCGGCCCCGGATGCTCGCGCTGGGCGAGCCGACCCATGGCGAGGAGCTGCTGCTCGACGTGCGCAACGAGCTGTTCCGGCGACTGGTCGAGGAGGAGGGCTACCGGACGATCGCGCTCGAGAGCGACTGCCTGGCCGGGCTGGTCGTCGACGACCACGTCACCTCGGGCACCGGCACGCTCGACGAGGCCATGGAGCGCGGGTTCAGCCACGGGTGGGGCGCGTCCGCCGCCAACCGCGAACTGGTGCGCTGGATGCGGGCGTACAACGAGGGACGGCCCGCCTCCGAACGCGTCCGCTTCGCCGGTTTCGACGGCCCGCTGGAGATCACCCACGCCGAGAGCCCGAGGCCGGCCCTCACCGCCCTGCACGCCTGCCTCGCGGACCGGGTGGACGCCGGTCTGCTCCCCTGCACCCGGGAGACGCTGGACCGCCTGCTGGGCGCGGACGGACAGTGGACGGAACCCGCCGCGATGACGGACCCGGCCCGGTCGGTGGGGCGGTCGGCCGAGGCCCGGGAACTGCGGCTGCTCGCCGACGACCTGGTGTCGCTGCTCGACGAGCAGGCGCCCCGGCTGCTCGCGGCGGACTCGCCAGAGGGCCGGGAGAGCCTGGAGCGGGCGCTCCTGTACGGACGTACCGCCACCGGCCTGCTGCGCTACCACTCCTGGATGGCCGACCCCTCACCGGTCCGCATGAACCGGCTGCTGGGCCTGCGGGACCGGATGATGGCGGAGAACCTGCTCGCGCTCGCCGACCGGGGCCCGGTGCTCGTGTACGCCCAGAACGCCCACCTCCAGCGGGAGAAGAGCAGCATGCGGATGTGGCAGGGGCCGGTGGAGTGGTGGGGTGCCGGTGCGCTGGTGAGCGCGCGGCTCGGCGGGGAGTACGCCTTCGTCGCCACGGCTCTCGGCACCATCCGGCACCGGGGCGTGGACATCCCGCCGCCGGACACCCTCGAAGGGCGCCTGTACGCCCTCCCGCGGGACCGCTGCCTCGTCGACGCCGCCCGGCTGGCCGCCGCCCTCGGTGACCCGGCGCCCGCTCCCCGCGAGTCCCCCTGGTTCGGCTACGCGCCGCTCGCCCCGGACCACCTGCCCTCGATCGACGGCGTGCTCTTCGTCAAGGACCTGCCGCGCGAGGACGTCCCGCACCGCCCGTGA
- a CDS encoding ABC transporter permease, with protein MLAYLIRRLFAAAVMLVVIILVVFCIFFLVPKWAGVDIALNYVGKQAGPDAVEAVRQKLSLDDPVVVQAWEFIKGIFVGRTYASGGDVTNCTAPCFGYSFKTEQAVWPVLTDRFPVTLALALGAAVLWLIFGLAAGVLSALKRGTLWDRGAMIVALAGVSLPIYFTGLLSLAVFSYGLGWIDGQFVPLEDSLTGWLGGMILPWVTLAFLYAAMYARITRATMMEILGEDYIRTARAKGLREPVVIRKHAMRSTLTPLLTMLGMDLGALMGGAILTETTFSLPGLGQKVLDAIQNNDLPFILGVTLITSLAVLIANLVVDVLYAVIDPRVRLA; from the coding sequence GTGCTCGCTTACCTCATCAGGCGGCTGTTCGCCGCCGCAGTGATGCTGGTGGTCATCATCCTGGTGGTCTTCTGCATCTTCTTCCTCGTCCCCAAGTGGGCGGGCGTCGACATCGCCCTGAACTACGTGGGCAAGCAGGCCGGCCCCGACGCCGTCGAGGCCGTGCGGCAGAAGCTGAGCCTCGACGACCCGGTCGTCGTCCAGGCCTGGGAGTTCATCAAGGGCATCTTCGTGGGGCGCACCTACGCCTCCGGCGGCGACGTGACCAACTGCACCGCGCCGTGCTTCGGGTACTCCTTCAAGACCGAGCAGGCCGTCTGGCCGGTGCTGACCGATCGCTTCCCGGTGACCCTGGCCCTCGCTCTCGGTGCCGCCGTGCTCTGGCTGATCTTCGGCCTCGCCGCCGGTGTGCTCTCCGCGCTCAAGCGGGGCACCCTGTGGGACCGCGGCGCGATGATCGTCGCGCTCGCGGGCGTCTCCCTCCCCATCTACTTCACCGGTCTGCTCAGCCTGGCGGTCTTCTCCTACGGCCTGGGCTGGATCGACGGCCAGTTCGTGCCCCTGGAGGACAGCCTCACCGGCTGGCTCGGCGGCATGATCCTTCCCTGGGTCACCCTGGCCTTCCTGTACGCCGCGATGTACGCCCGGATCACCCGGGCCACCATGATGGAGATCCTCGGCGAGGACTACATCCGCACCGCGCGCGCCAAGGGCCTGAGGGAACCGGTCGTCATCCGCAAGCACGCCATGCGGTCGACGCTGACCCCGCTGCTCACCATGCTCGGCATGGACCTCGGCGCCCTCATGGGCGGCGCGATCCTCACCGAGACGACGTTCAGCCTCCCCGGTCTCGGCCAGAAGGTCCTGGACGCGATCCAGAACAACGACCTGCCGTTTATCCTGGGCGTCACCCTGATCACTTCTCTCGCGGTGCTGATCGCCAACCTCGTGGTGGACGTCCTGTACGCCGTGATCGACCCCCGAGTGAGGCTCGCATGA
- a CDS encoding thioesterase family protein translates to MPEAASAAATRATIGDSEFDRDTAVSRRAPGVYDIDLSAGWTIINAVNGGYLLAVLGRALGDALPHPDPFTVSAHYLTASQPGPAVVRTETVRTGRTLSTGQASLFQYDDEGNEVERIRVLASYGDLDALPDDVRTSAKPPALPPTDQCFGPEDGPAPVDGSSAIADRLMLKLDPATLGWALGQPSGRGEMRAWFGLADGRDADPLSLLLAVDALPPTAFELGLKGWVPTVELTVHVRCRPAPGPLRVSIATRNLAGGFLEEDAEVWDSADRLVAQSRQLARVRLG, encoded by the coding sequence ATGCCAGAAGCAGCCTCCGCAGCGGCCACGCGGGCCACCATCGGCGACAGCGAGTTCGACCGGGACACCGCCGTTTCCCGGCGCGCCCCCGGCGTGTACGACATCGACCTCTCCGCCGGCTGGACGATCATCAACGCCGTCAACGGCGGCTATCTGCTGGCCGTCCTGGGCCGCGCCCTCGGGGACGCCCTCCCGCACCCCGACCCCTTCACGGTCTCGGCGCACTACCTCACCGCCTCCCAGCCGGGCCCGGCGGTCGTGCGCACCGAGACGGTCCGGACCGGGCGCACCCTCTCCACCGGCCAGGCCTCCCTCTTCCAGTACGACGACGAGGGCAACGAGGTCGAGCGCATCCGCGTCCTCGCCTCCTACGGCGACCTCGACGCGCTGCCCGACGACGTCCGCACCTCGGCGAAGCCGCCCGCGCTCCCGCCGACGGACCAGTGCTTCGGCCCGGAGGACGGCCCCGCCCCCGTCGACGGCAGTTCCGCCATCGCCGACCGCCTGATGCTCAAGCTGGACCCCGCCACGCTGGGCTGGGCGCTCGGGCAGCCCTCCGGCCGCGGTGAGATGCGCGCCTGGTTCGGGCTCGCCGACGGCCGTGACGCCGATCCCCTCTCGCTGCTCCTCGCGGTGGACGCGCTGCCGCCCACCGCCTTCGAGCTGGGGCTGAAGGGCTGGGTGCCGACGGTCGAGCTGACCGTGCACGTGCGGTGCCGTCCGGCCCCGGGCCCGCTGCGCGTCTCCATCGCCACCCGCAACCTCGCCGGCGGCTTCCTGGAGGAGGACGCAGAGGTCTGGGACAGCGCCGACCGCCTGGTCGCCCAGTCCCGCCAGCTCGCCCGGGTCCGCCTCGGCTGA
- a CDS encoding trimeric intracellular cation channel family protein, producing MYEQLFTPTVQHTLDLVGIFVFAISGALLAVRKNFDVFGIAVLAEVTALGGGLFRDLVIGAVPPAAFTDLGYFVTPLFATALVFFLHPHVERLQTGVNVFDAAGLGLFCVAGTTKAYDYGLGLTASACLGLATAVGGGVLRDVLANEVPSLLRWDRDLYAVPAIVGATMVALCIRYEALTPFTTGLAVVTAFVLRLLALRFHWRAPRAWNRRSAVAEGE from the coding sequence GTGTACGAGCAACTCTTCACCCCCACCGTCCAGCACACGCTTGACCTGGTCGGCATCTTCGTCTTCGCCATCTCCGGCGCGCTGCTGGCCGTACGCAAGAACTTCGACGTGTTCGGCATCGCCGTCCTCGCCGAGGTCACCGCGCTGGGCGGGGGACTCTTCCGGGACCTGGTCATCGGCGCCGTACCGCCCGCCGCCTTCACGGACCTGGGGTACTTCGTCACCCCGCTGTTCGCCACCGCGCTGGTCTTCTTCCTCCACCCGCACGTGGAGCGCCTCCAGACCGGCGTGAACGTCTTCGACGCGGCGGGCCTCGGCCTGTTCTGCGTCGCCGGCACCACCAAGGCCTACGACTACGGGCTGGGCCTGACCGCCTCCGCCTGTCTGGGCCTGGCCACCGCCGTGGGCGGCGGCGTGCTGCGGGACGTCCTCGCCAACGAGGTGCCCTCGCTGCTGCGCTGGGACCGCGACCTGTACGCCGTCCCCGCGATCGTCGGCGCCACCATGGTCGCCCTCTGCATCCGCTACGAGGCCCTCACCCCGTTCACCACCGGGCTCGCGGTGGTCACCGCCTTCGTCCTGCGCCTGCTCGCCCTGCGCTTCCACTGGCGGGCACCGCGCGCCTGGAACCGGCGGTCGGCCGTGGCGGAGGGGGAGTGA
- a CDS encoding ABC transporter substrate-binding protein: MTTQRTSGRRKQALAAAAVVAALLTTAACGGGGDESKGGSKNGAPGFDAANNKVAQASAAKKGGTLKFASTQDADSWDTTRGYYGFMWNFSRYYSRQLVTNKTEPGKAGAEVTPDLATGLAKVSDDGKTYTYTLRDGITWEDGKPITSKDVKYGIERVWAQDVLSGGPTYLKEVLDPKDEYQGPYKDKSKDKLGLKAIETPDDKTIVFKLPKANSDFEEMLALTSASPVRQDKDTKSKYGLHPFSSGPYKFESYNPGKDLTLVRNTEWNQDSDPVRKAYPDKITIKFFSNANDLDARLIAGDYDLDLAQTGLSPQGRTTALNEHKENLDNPVSGYIRYATFATNVKPFDNIHCRKAMIYGADHVSLQTARGGPVAGGDIGTNMLPPSVPGSEGQKYDPYEIAGANKKGNVEKAKEELKACGQPNGFKSKIAVRNNKPVEVATAESMQASLKKVGIDLEIEQYDGSQIASVIGSPSNVAKKGYGVIIMGWGPDFPSVQGYGLPLWHSDYILESANNNYALIKDKEIDGLFADYLTELDDAGKAKIATEINHKVMEGGYYLPFVFEKFINWRSDNLANVYTTDGYSGMYDFVNLGLKNPKK, translated from the coding sequence GTGACTACCCAACGCACCTCAGGGCGGCGCAAGCAGGCTTTGGCCGCTGCCGCAGTGGTCGCCGCGCTGCTGACCACGGCGGCGTGCGGCGGCGGCGGAGACGAGAGCAAGGGCGGCTCGAAGAACGGCGCGCCCGGCTTCGACGCGGCCAACAACAAGGTCGCCCAGGCCTCCGCGGCCAAGAAGGGCGGCACCCTGAAGTTCGCGAGCACGCAGGACGCCGACTCGTGGGACACCACGCGCGGCTACTACGGCTTCATGTGGAACTTCTCCCGCTACTACAGCCGCCAGCTCGTCACGAACAAGACGGAGCCGGGCAAGGCGGGCGCCGAGGTCACCCCCGACCTCGCCACCGGTCTCGCCAAGGTCTCCGACGACGGCAAGACCTACACGTACACCCTGCGTGACGGCATCACCTGGGAGGACGGCAAGCCGATCACCTCCAAGGACGTCAAGTACGGCATCGAGCGCGTCTGGGCGCAGGACGTGCTGTCGGGTGGTCCGACGTACCTCAAGGAGGTGCTCGACCCCAAGGACGAGTACCAGGGTCCGTACAAGGACAAGTCCAAGGACAAGCTGGGTCTGAAGGCCATCGAGACGCCGGACGACAAGACCATCGTCTTCAAGCTGCCGAAGGCCAACTCGGACTTCGAGGAGATGCTGGCGCTGACCTCGGCGTCCCCGGTCCGCCAGGACAAGGACACCAAGTCCAAGTACGGCCTGCACCCGTTCTCCTCGGGCCCGTACAAGTTCGAGTCCTACAACCCCGGCAAGGACCTCACCCTGGTCCGCAACACCGAGTGGAACCAGGACTCGGACCCGGTCCGCAAGGCGTACCCGGACAAGATCACGATCAAGTTCTTCTCCAACGCCAACGACCTGGACGCCCGTCTCATCGCGGGTGACTACGACCTGGACCTCGCCCAGACCGGTCTGTCCCCGCAGGGCCGCACCACCGCCCTGAATGAGCACAAGGAGAACCTGGACAACCCGGTCTCCGGCTACATCCGCTACGCGACCTTCGCGACGAACGTGAAGCCGTTCGACAACATCCACTGCCGCAAGGCCATGATCTACGGCGCCGACCACGTCTCGCTGCAGACCGCGCGCGGCGGCCCGGTGGCCGGCGGCGACATCGGCACCAACATGCTGCCGCCGTCCGTCCCGGGCTCCGAGGGCCAGAAGTACGACCCGTACGAGATCGCCGGTGCCAACAAGAAGGGCAACGTCGAGAAGGCCAAGGAAGAGCTGAAGGCCTGCGGCCAGCCCAACGGCTTCAAGAGCAAGATCGCCGTCCGCAACAACAAGCCGGTCGAGGTCGCCACGGCCGAGTCGATGCAGGCGTCGCTGAAGAAGGTCGGCATCGACCTCGAGATCGAGCAGTACGACGGCTCGCAGATCGCCAGCGTCATCGGCAGCCCCTCCAACGTGGCCAAGAAGGGCTACGGCGTCATCATCATGGGCTGGGGTCCGGACTTCCCGTCCGTCCAGGGCTACGGTCTGCCGCTGTGGCACAGCGACTACATCCTTGAGAGCGCCAACAACAACTACGCGCTGATCAAGGACAAGGAGATCGACGGCCTGTTCGCCGACTACCTGACCGAGCTGGACGACGCCGGCAAGGCCAAGATCGCCACGGAGATCAACCACAAGGTGATGGAGGGCGGGTACTACCTGCCCTTCGTCTTCGAGAAGTTCATCAACTGGCGCTCGGACAACCTGGCGAACGTGTACACCACCGACGGCTACAGCGGTATGTACGACTTCGTCAACCTCGGTCTGAAGAACCCGAAGAAGTAA
- a CDS encoding dipeptide ABC transporter ATP-binding protein, which yields MTIPAQSDGSAGTATLTKGAARGETLLKVTGLQKHFPIKKGLLQRQVGAVRAVDGIDFEVRSGETLGVVGESGCGKSTMGRLITRLLEPTAGKVEFEGKDITHLGVGGMRPLRRDVQMIFQDPYSSLNPRHTIGTIVSAPFKLQGVQPEGGVKKEVQRLLSVVGLNPEHYNRYPHEFSGGQRQRIGIARALALNPKLVVADEPVSALDVSIQAQVVNLLDDLQQELGLTYVIIAHDLSVVRHVSDRIAVMYLGKIMELADRDLLYKSPMHPYTKALMSAVPIPDPARRGAKSERILLKGDVPSPISPPSGCRFHTRCWKATEVCRTTEPPLKELRPGQQVACHHPENFEDQAPQDVVLLSDAKEAAELVTEDALAESARTSAAVAVDVDTSETTETPEVPETPEAESGDEAPEPDAKGAEAAESAQDPDEDTDEESPAKEK from the coding sequence GTGACCATCCCCGCACAGAGCGACGGCTCGGCAGGCACTGCCACCCTCACCAAGGGCGCCGCCCGTGGCGAGACGCTGCTGAAGGTGACCGGGCTGCAGAAGCACTTCCCGATCAAGAAGGGCCTGCTGCAGCGCCAGGTCGGCGCGGTGCGCGCCGTCGACGGCATCGACTTCGAGGTCCGCTCCGGTGAGACCCTCGGCGTCGTGGGCGAGTCGGGCTGCGGCAAGTCGACCATGGGCCGGCTGATCACCCGGCTGCTGGAGCCGACGGCCGGCAAGGTCGAGTTCGAGGGCAAGGACATCACCCACCTCGGGGTCGGCGGCATGCGCCCGCTGCGCCGCGACGTGCAGATGATCTTCCAGGACCCGTACTCGTCGCTGAACCCGCGCCACACCATCGGCACGATCGTCAGCGCCCCCTTCAAGCTCCAGGGCGTCCAGCCCGAGGGCGGGGTCAAGAAGGAGGTCCAGCGGCTGCTGTCGGTGGTCGGTCTCAACCCCGAGCACTACAACCGCTACCCGCACGAGTTCTCCGGCGGTCAGCGCCAGCGCATCGGCATCGCCCGCGCGCTCGCGCTCAACCCCAAGCTGGTCGTGGCCGACGAGCCGGTCTCCGCGCTCGACGTGTCGATCCAGGCCCAGGTCGTGAACCTCCTCGACGACCTCCAGCAGGAGCTGGGCCTGACGTACGTGATCATCGCGCACGACCTGTCCGTGGTCCGGCACGTCTCGGACCGGATCGCGGTGATGTACCTCGGCAAGATCATGGAGCTGGCCGACCGCGACCTGCTCTACAAGTCGCCGATGCACCCGTACACCAAGGCGCTGATGTCGGCGGTCCCGATCCCGGACCCGGCGCGGCGCGGCGCCAAGAGCGAGCGCATCCTGCTCAAGGGCGACGTGCCCTCGCCGATCTCCCCGCCGAGCGGCTGCCGCTTCCACACCCGGTGCTGGAAGGCGACGGAGGTCTGCCGGACGACCGAGCCGCCGCTGAAGGAACTGCGGCCCGGTCAGCAGGTCGCCTGCCACCACCCGGAGAACTTCGAGGACCAGGCCCCGCAGGACGTCGTCCTGCTCTCCGACGCCAAGGAGGCGGCGGAGCTGGTCACCGAGGACGCGCTCGCGGAGTCGGCCCGGACCTCGGCGGCGGTGGCCGTGGACGTGGACACCTCGGAGACCACCGAGACCCCGGAGGTCCCCGAGACCCCGGAGGCCGAGTCCGGGGACGAGGCTCCGGAACCGGACGCGAAGGGTGCCGAGGCCGCCGAGAGCGCCCAGGACCCCGATGAGGACACCGACGAGGAGTCTCCCGCCAAGGAGAAGTGA
- a CDS encoding TioE family transcriptional regulator — MVRNLKSGEQLRPVDLARGHGLSTQAVRNYEESGILPAAGRTDSGYRTYTPLHARALGAFLALVPGHGHQRAASVMRAVNRDAEGEAFRLIDESHAQLLTDRRTLWAVERALRDLTSAPAPEAPGRGGVFVGPLARELGVRPATLRKWERAGLVHPRRDPLTGYRVYGETDVRDARLVHQLRRGGYLLEQIAPVIAQVRGAGGPEPLEAALRDWYDRVSARGRAMLTGAAELEAYLRERSRRKVGRTPGRTPGRTPGHS, encoded by the coding sequence GTGGTCCGTAACCTTAAAAGTGGTGAACAGCTGCGCCCGGTGGATCTGGCGCGCGGTCACGGTCTGTCCACGCAGGCCGTCCGGAACTACGAGGAGTCCGGCATCCTCCCGGCCGCCGGTCGCACGGACAGCGGATACCGCACCTACACCCCGCTGCACGCGCGCGCCCTCGGCGCCTTCCTCGCCCTGGTGCCGGGGCACGGCCACCAGAGAGCGGCGTCGGTCATGCGGGCCGTGAACCGGGACGCGGAGGGGGAGGCGTTCCGGCTCATCGACGAGAGCCACGCCCAGCTCCTCACCGACCGGCGGACCCTGTGGGCGGTGGAGCGCGCGCTGCGCGACCTGACGTCCGCGCCCGCCCCGGAAGCGCCCGGCCGGGGCGGCGTGTTCGTCGGGCCGCTGGCCCGGGAGCTCGGCGTCCGGCCCGCGACACTGCGGAAGTGGGAGCGCGCCGGTCTGGTCCACCCGCGCCGCGACCCGCTGACCGGGTACCGCGTGTACGGCGAGACCGACGTCCGGGACGCCCGGCTGGTCCACCAGCTGCGGCGGGGCGGCTACCTGCTGGAGCAGATCGCCCCCGTGATCGCCCAGGTGCGAGGAGCCGGCGGTCCGGAACCGCTGGAGGCCGCCCTGCGGGACTGGTACGACCGGGTCTCCGCACGCGGACGGGCGATGCTCACGGGAGCCGCCGAACTGGAGGCGTACCTGCGGGAACGCTCGCGACGGAAGGTGGGCCGCACCCCGGGCCGCACCCCGGGCCGCACTCCCGGCCACTCCTAA
- a CDS encoding ABC transporter ATP-binding protein, translated as MTDLSKSGAAVGEPTGSSPAPSAFLEVRDLKVHFPTDDGLVKSVDGLSFQLERGKTLGIVGESGSGKSVTSLGIMGLHTAGQYGKRKAQLSGEIWLDGTELLSADPDHVRKLRGREMAMIFQDPLSALHPYYTIGQQIVEAYRIHHDVDKKTAKRRAVEMLDRVGIPQPDKRVDSYPHEFSGGMRQRAMIAMSLVNNPELLIADEPTTALDVTVQAQILDLIRDLQKEFGSAVIVITHDLGVVAELADDLLVMYGGRCVERGPAEKVFYEPRHPYTWGLLGSMPRLDRDQQERLTPVKGSPPSLINLPSGCAFNPRCPYADVPGDDVTRTVRPELTEVGSKHWAACHMSQEQRERIWTEEIAPKL; from the coding sequence ATGACCGACCTCAGCAAGAGCGGAGCAGCCGTGGGCGAACCCACCGGCTCCTCGCCCGCGCCGAGCGCCTTCCTGGAAGTACGCGACCTGAAGGTGCACTTCCCGACCGACGACGGCCTGGTCAAGTCCGTCGACGGACTCAGCTTCCAGCTGGAGCGGGGCAAGACCCTCGGCATCGTCGGCGAGTCCGGCTCCGGCAAGTCGGTGACCTCGCTCGGCATCATGGGCCTGCACACCGCCGGCCAGTACGGCAAGCGCAAGGCCCAGCTCTCCGGCGAGATCTGGCTGGACGGCACCGAGCTGCTCTCCGCCGACCCGGACCACGTGCGCAAGCTGCGCGGCCGCGAGATGGCGATGATCTTCCAGGACCCGCTGTCCGCGCTGCACCCGTACTACACGATCGGCCAGCAGATCGTGGAGGCGTACCGCATCCACCACGACGTGGACAAGAAGACCGCCAAGCGCCGCGCGGTGGAGATGCTCGACCGCGTCGGCATCCCGCAGCCGGACAAGCGGGTGGACAGCTACCCGCACGAGTTCTCCGGCGGTATGCGCCAGCGCGCGATGATCGCGATGTCGCTGGTCAACAACCCCGAGCTGCTCATCGCGGACGAGCCGACCACCGCCCTGGACGTGACCGTCCAGGCGCAGATCCTCGACCTGATCCGGGACCTGCAGAAGGAGTTCGGCTCCGCGGTCATCGTCATCACCCACGACCTGGGCGTCGTCGCCGAGCTGGCCGACGACCTCCTGGTGATGTACGGCGGCCGCTGCGTCGAGCGCGGCCCGGCGGAGAAGGTGTTCTACGAGCCCCGGCACCCCTACACCTGGGGCCTGCTCGGCTCGATGCCGCGGCTCGACCGCGACCAGCAGGAACGCCTCACCCCGGTCAAGGGCTCCCCGCCCTCCCTGATCAACCTCCCGTCCGGCTGCGCCTTCAACCCGCGCTGCCCGTACGCCGACGTGCCGGGGGACGACGTCACCCGCACGGTCCGCCCCGAGCTGACCGAGGTCGGCAGCAAGCACTGGGCCGCCTGCCACATGTCGCAGGAGCAGCGGGAGCGGATCTGGACCGAAGAGATTGCGCCGAAGCTGTGA